One Coccinella septempunctata chromosome 8, icCocSept1.1, whole genome shotgun sequence genomic window carries:
- the LOC123318268 gene encoding uncharacterized protein LOC123318268 produces MGQLPEPRVRPSRPFLHTGVDYAGPLTLKAWKGRGAKTHKGWVCVFVCFATSAVHLEAVSDYTTESFIAAFRRFTARRGICETLYSDCGTNFMGADATLKTMFSKASSQNQVIAELLLKEGTNWCFNPPAAPHMGGKWEAAVKSFKYHLARATKDQPFTMEELITLLTQIEAILNSRPLEPLSDDPEDCSALTPGHFLIGTALNTVPEPSLEDLSTSRLSRWQLIQQRTQQFWSKWSTQFLQRQLSISKWHHPAHDIKVGSLVLPTDERLPPCKWPLGRVMAVHPGTDGLVRVVTLKTSTSTLTRPISKLAILPVSTPDEARKNFNPSSLLDN; encoded by the coding sequence GCCCCTTTCTCCACACTGGTGTAGACTACGCCGGACCTCTCACTCtcaaagcctggaaaggaagagGAGCAAAGACACACAAAGGCTGGGTTTGTGTGTTTGTCTGCTTCGCCACCTCAGCAGTCCACCTCGAAGCCGTAAGTGATTACACTACCGAATCATTTATTGCTGCGTTCCGTAGGTTTACCGCTCGACGAGGCATCTGTGAAACCTTATACTCAGACTGCGGAACCAACTTCATGGGAGCCGATGCCACTCTCAAGACCATGTTCTCAAAGGCCTCCTCACAAAACCAGGTCATCGCCGAACTCCTCTTGAAAGAAGGTACTAACTGGTGCTTCAACCCACCGGCAGCTCCTCACATGGGAGGAAAATGGGAAGCAGCAGTGAAATCTTTCAAATACCACCTCGCCCGGGCTACCAAGGATCAGCCATTCACCATGGAAGAGCTGATCACACTCCTCACACAGATCGAAGCCATCCTCAATTCTAGACCTCTCGAACCGCTCAGCGATGATCCTGAAGACTGCTCCGCTCTCACACCAGGCCACTTCTTAATAGGTACAGCTCTGAACACCGTACCTGAGCCATCTCTCGAAGACCTCTCGACTTCTCGACTGTCAAGATGGCAGTTAATTCAGCAACGCACCCAGCAGTTCTGGTCCAAATGGTCAACTCAATTTCTACAACGTCAACTGTCCATCTCAAAGTGGCACCATCCAGCCCATGACATAAAGGTTGGGTCACTAGTACTCCCCACCGATGAAAGATTACCTCCATGCAAGTGGCCATTAGGGCGAGTAATGGCTGTGCACCCAGGGACAGACGGCCTTGTTCGCGTCGTCACTCTCAAGACCTCCACGTCCACTCTAACCAGACCGATCTCAAAGTTGGCAATTCTGCCAGTGTCCACTCCAGACGAAGCAAGAAAGAATTTCAACCCCTCAAGTCTTCTCGATAACTAA